GCCAGCGTGTTGCCCGTGGCCACGCCCAGCACCACCGTCGGCGGCACTCCCGTCGACAGCGTCGCCAGACATGCGCCCAGGAAGACGCCCGGCCACAGCACGGGTCCGCGCAGCACCAGGGCGGCCAGCGCGACACCTGTGGGGGGCCACACGGGGCTGACATTTCCACCCACGGTGGCCAGGGAGAGGCCCAGCCGAGCGACGGCGAGGTACACGCCGGCCAGGACCAGCATCTCGACGAGATGCCGCCCGCGAAGCGCGCGCGCGCTGGCTCGAAGCAGCCCGATGATGACCATCCCCCCGGAAAGCCCGTCCGCCGACCCGACGGGTTCACAAAGTAGGTCCATGGTAGCGGGCTGGGACCGGTATTGCACCATCCCCTCGCCGCGCAGGGCAGCCAAGCGTCCAGGAGCCGATAGGTGGGCCGCCCCACCGGATGCAATGGCTCCGGCCGGCGCGCGTAGGGAAGAACAAGGAGGTACCAAGACGATGTCGCGTCCCGGAATCGCAGCCCTGTTGTCCTTCCTCATCCCAGGCGTCGGGCAGATCTACAACGGGGACATCCTGCGCGGTGTCTTCTGGCTCATCATCACCCCCGGCTTCTGGATTGGCACCGGCGGATGTCTCGGCTGGGTGTGCCACATCATCGCCGCGGCCACGGCCTACAACCGCGCGGAGGACAAGGAGAAGTACCGCGTCACCGTCGTCTAGGCGGCGTGAGAGGCGGGCTCGCGCGGGTCGGCCGTGGGGGATGGCCGACCCGCGTTTCTTTTCGTCAGGACAGCAGCAGCAGGATGAACAGCGGAATCGCGCCGACGAGCAGCCCCACGCCGAGCGCCAGAATCTGCTGCACGAGGAACAGGTCCTCCAGTCGCTCCACGAGCGCGACCTGCAGCCGCTCGATGGCCAGCGACTCCAGCTCCCGCACCGCCGTGGCGCCATCCGGCGAAGCGACCACCGCGCGCACGGCGATGGCGCCCAGCACCCGGTAGGACTGCTCCATCAGGAAGCGCTCCAACCCACCCAGTCGCGAGGCGACGGTGGACGGTGACGAGGGCCCGCCCGCGCGCTCGGCCACCGACTGCTTGACGGCTCGGAGCAGCTCCTTGCGGCTCAACGGCCCCTTGCTCCGCAAGCGTCCGGCGAGCTGCTGCGCGGCGGGCTTGATGACCGCGTAGAGGTAGCCCAACCAGCCGCGCTTCTCCGCCTCCTCTCCGAGCCGGGAGGCGCCGCCATGGAGCATCATCGCGTAGCCACCCGCCAGCGCGAGCGACAGCGGCGTGAGCACCAGGCACAGCAGGTCCAGCCAGGGAGGCCCTCGTGTGCTGCCGAGCCAGAGCGGCGCCAGCACGAAGGCGAGCGCCAGCGCGAGGCCGACGCACCCGAAGATGAAGAGTCCCTTGAGCGCGCCCCACAGCCCCGAGCCGAGGAGCGAGAACGTCACGCTCAGCACGGGCCACAGGCTCGAGCGGGCCACGGCCGCGACACTTCGACTCGGGCCCTCGGGAGCCGCGGCTGTCGGAGCGTCGCCGAGGGGTGCTTGCACGGCGACCAGCTCGTTCGAAGGAGCCTCCACCTCGTCGGAGGGCGCGGCGCGCTGCTCGAGGTCCTCGGCTCGCGCGCCCTCTGTCTTCGTCGCCGGGCTCACGCCACACCCTCCCGGGCACGAAGGCTCGTGCACGGCGGCCTTGCGCCCCTCCTCACCACGTTCACATCCGGCACGCGGCTCCGCCCCCTCAAACGATGCACCTCACGGCCCCATCGTAAAGGCCAGGGAGGGGCCGCGAAAGCCACCCCTCGTGAACACGGCCGCGAACTCAGAACTGGGTGATGGCGAAGGTCGTCACGCCGCGCACCTCGGTGATGCCAGGCCCCAGCAGGCAGCTCACCACATCGAGGGCGGGATAGGTCACCACCTGCGTCGCGAGGTTCCCCGCGAAGGGTCCGGACGCAATCGCGCCGACGAAGGTGACCACCGTCTGCCCACCCGTGCGCGTGGCGATGCGGGTGAAGCTGATGACACTCGACTCGCCCGTGTTCCAGTCGAGCTTCAGTGAACCGGTGCCGATGGGCTCGGCGAGCAGACAATCGGAGGGCAGTCCCGCGATGGCGAAGAAGTAGGTGGCCGAGGACACGGGAGCACCCGGAAGGCATTCGATGCTCCCCTCCGAGGTGATGTCCGTGGGCCGGGATACCAACGTGAGGCCCGGGTTGTACGTGCGGACCGCCGTCCCCGTGCAAGACAGGAGCGGCGACTGCGCCAGGACGGCGGTGGGCGCAACCAGCGCGGCGAGACAGGCGAAGAGTCGAAGCGAGGAGAAGGCATTCATGTGCGGGACCTCGGGCAAAGGGGAGCCACTCGAGCGGGCTCCTCGTCCTGCGCGAGTCCAGCGCGGCTCCATCGTCCGCGGGTATCGCACTCCCGCGAGCGACGTCCGCCCACCGACGTCCGCATGGGACTCAGGTGCAGTGGACTCCGCGACGCGCGTGCATCTCCTGCGTGAGCCGATAGGTGGAGCCACCATCCTCCGACATGAAGCCGCGCCAGAGGAACGAGTCGTCGGTGACGGCGGTGAACATCCAGCGCAGCGGCTTGCCGTCCGGGTCCTTCCCCTCGATGTGGATTTCATCTCCGACGGGACGGCCGACGAGCGAGACGAGATACCCCGCGGTGGCGCCCATCCACACGACACGCCAGGTCCCCTGCTCCGGGATGAACTGACGCAGCGAGGTGCCGATGCGCCGCGCCCCCACGGAGGCGCCGAGCCCCTCCGGGTTCGGATAGATGAGCACGTCCTGGATGACGCGTCCGTCCAGGACCCACGAGAAGGACCACTCGCCGGGCTGGCGGTAGGTCTGCTTCCCGGTGGCGTCGAAGAACGCGACGTCCACGTCCCAGGCGCCGATGAAGCGGCCGAACAGGGAAAGGGACTCGGCCAGCGCGGGCAAGGGGCCGTCCGCGCGCAGGAGCTCCAACGCCCGCTGCGAGAGCGGTGACTCGGGCTGCGACCTCATGATGCACGTCTCCCATCAGGCGCCGAAGTCGCTCGGCGCCCCTGTGAATGGCACTGCGTTGTCTGGGTGGATTCAGCGCGAAGCGGAGCTCACGCGCACCCACGCGGGCGGATAGCGCGTCACCAGTCCGAGCTCATCCGTCTCCACTTCCGAGGTGAAGCGGCCGCCGCCGCTCTCGTAGCGATAGCGCGTGGAGGACAGGCGCGTGTAGCGCTGCGGCAGCTTCTCGAGCGACAGGTCCGGCATCCGCACCCACGCCGCCGTCACGTCGCTGCCCTGCCCCACCTCCAGCGACAGCCGGCGGATGGGCAGCGTGTTCGTCGACGGAGAGAAGGCCAGGTCCACATCCGTGCAGCCCGCGAACTGGACCACCTCCTCGTCCCCTCGCCACCAGCGCAGCCCCGCGTCCACGCGCAGGTCCAGCGTCCGCGAGCCCCCCGCCCCGCGCAGCGCGACGTGGACCTGGCGTGTCCGCCACCGCGAATCACTCTCCACGGAGTACTCGACGAGGCAGGGTGTCCCCTCCCGCGAGAGCACCACCGAGCCCGCCAGGGCCCAGCCGTCAGCGAGCTCGTGCAGCTCGGCGTATTCGCCGCAGGGCTCGTCTTCGCGCGTCCATTGCCAGGCACGGACGCAGCGGCGCGAGGACTTCGAGAGGAGGTCCAGATAGTTCATGGTGGTAGCCCGTGGAAGTGAGGCCACCCTAGGGAACAGCGGCGGCGCCGTCTTACACATCCTTGCTCCCACTGTTCGCGAGCACACGCGCACCGGGCCGCTTGCCCGCGCCTCGGGCGACGCGCCATGTTCACGGGCATGCCGCGCATGCACGCCTCGCTCCTCTACAGCGCGCCGGACCTCCAGCTCGCCCGCGTCACCTGCGATGGGCACGACGGTCCCAGGCCCCGAGAGGAAGGCATGGACAGTGAGCGGCTCATCCTCGCGCTGCACGGGCGCTTCCAGTACCGCGACTCACGGACGCGGGCCGTGGTGTCCCCGGGCGTCGGACTGAGGCTCGGACCCCAGCGGCCCTGTGAAATCCGCCATCCCCATGGCGGCGGTGACGCCTGCCTGTCCGTGAGGGGAGCGTGGCTGCGTCGCTGGTCGCACTCGGACACATCGACGCTCACCGTCAGCGCCGAGGCGTATGTGCGCCTCCAGGACCTGCTGTCCTCCGTGGCACGAGGAGGACCCGTGGAGCGCGTCCAGGTGGAGGAGACCCTGGGCCTCGTCCTCACGCCCGACGAGCGAGGCACCACCACCGTGAGCCCCCGCGAACGGGACATCGCCCACGCCATCGCGCACGTGGCCGCGCTCCACTTCGACACGCGAGTCTCCGTCGAGTCCTTGGCTACGAGCGCGGGCGTCTCCCCGTTCCACGCCTGCCGCGTGTTCCGCAAGGTGACGGGGACCGGCATCCACCAATACATCCAGGAGGTGCGGCTGAGACACGCGCTCGCCCTCCTGCTGGACACCCGGCTTCCGCTCGCGGACGTGGCGCTGGAGGCGGGCTTCGCCAACCAGGGCCACCTGGGCAACGCGTTCCGGCGTCGCTACGGCCGGTCACCCGGCGCCACGAGGCGGTCGCGGTCCACCATCCCTTGAACAGGGGCGACCTCACCGCGAAGGGTGAGCTGCCCTCGCGGGGCGTGCCGCACGAGCCGACCGTCCGCCGCTCCTCGCGCGAAGCTCAGCCTCGCGCCGAGCGAAGCGCCGCGAGCAGCTCCTCCGCCGTGGTCGCCACCGCGCGAGCGCCATTCGCGTGCAGCTCCGCCACGTCGCGGAAGCCCCACGTGACGCCCACGCCATACATCCCCGCCGCGCGCGCCGTCAGCATGTCCACCGCCGTGTCTCCCACGAAGCCGCACACGCCCGCCTCGACACCCAGCTCCGTCGCCATCCCCAGCACCGCCGTCGGGTCCGGCTTGCGCGGGATGCCGGGCCGCTCGCCATACACCCGGGCGAAGGGAACCCCCGGCAACAGCCGCTCCACCAGCCGCTTCACGAAGCTGTCCGACTTGTTGCTCAAGACGCCCATCACCACGCCGTCCCGCGCGAGCGCGTCCAGCATCGCCAGGATGCCCGGGTACGCAGCGGTCCGGTCGAAGAGGTGCTCGTCGTAGTACGCCCGATAGGTCTCCAGCACCGGCGCCGCCTGGTCCTCGCGGCCCGCGGGCACCGCCCGGCGCGCCAGCTCCCTCACCCCCTCGCCGACGAAGCGGCGGTAGTCGGCCTCCGGATGCGTGGGCAGCCCATGGCGCGCGAGCGCATGGTTCATCGCGTCGGCGATGTCGCCCAGCGAGTCCACCAGGGTCCCATCGAGGTCGAAGAAGACGGCACGAAGCTGCATGGGATGAGGTCTCCAGACAAAACGAAAACGCCCCGGCCACGGTGGGCCAGGGCGTTCGAGCAGACCGCTCGAGGAGGCGCGTCGCTAGTGCGTGGCCGCCGCGGTGGCACCACCGTCCGAGGGCGCCACCGTCATCACCGCGAAGTTGATGTTGTTGTAGCCCGCCGTGGCGCAGCTGAACATCACCCGCTTGATGATGGCGTACTCCACATCCTTGTGCGCCTGGATGTTGATGTCGCCCTTGAACGTGTTGGCGTCGTCGTTCGCCATCGCGTGCAGGTCCTCGAACTGCTTCTTCATGTCCCGCAGCTTCTCCTCCAGCGCGGGGATGTTGAGGTACTCGTCCTTGGAGAAGTCCTCCACGCGCCCGACGATGGTGCCGGAGACGCTGACCTGGTCGCCAGAGACCATGACGACGGGGTGCATCTCCACCTCGGCGACGTTCACCGCCTCGGGCAGCTGGATGTCCTTGGTCATCATCAGCACCTCGCCCGTCGCGGAGAAGTTCGCGATGAGGAAGAGCACGATGATGACGAACATGTCGACCAGCGGCGTGATGAGGAGGTCGGCGTAGCCGCTGCGCTTGCCGTGCGCGCCGCCGTGTCCGAACACCTTGGAGTGCTGGAGGCGCTTGCCGTACCGCTTGCCTGGAACCTTGATGGCCATGACTGGGTGTGGCTCCGTGCTCGGCTAGCCCATCGCCGCGGACACCGACACCTGGGGCAACCCAGAGCCGATGCACTCGTCGATGATGCGGACCAGGTCCTCGTAGCGGACCTTGTCCTCGGGCTGAAGGGTGATGGCCGTCTGGTCCGGCAGCTGCGCCTTCAACTCCTTGAAGCGCGCCACCAGCTTGGACAGGTCCGTCTTCCCCTTGCCGTCCTTGGTGAGGGGGATGGGGTCGAACGTGCTCTGGTCCGCCGACAGCCGAAGCTCCGTCGGGGTGATGAGCAGCGTCAACTGAACCGTCTTGGTCTCCGTCGGGGGCGGCTCCTCCTCCGTGGAGGGACCTCCCGCCTGGGACACCTGGAGACGACCGATCTGGGTCCAGACGGCCGTCATGATGAGGAAGCTGATGGTCACTGCCATCAGATCGATGAAAGCGGTCAGGTTGATGGCGGTATCGAGCGGCTTCTTGCCGCCTTTACCACCTTGACCTGTGTCCATTCCGCCGGCCATGGCGTTCTCCTCCTAAGGCCCCGCGCGGGTGAGGCGCGGCAAGAGACTGAAAGGGGCGCGCCGTACGTCCCCACTCATGGGGACAGGACAGCGCGCCCGGGTCGCGGGTTCCCCGAGCGGGGCGCCCGACTCAGTCGTCGTGGTGGTCCCGAGCGGCGGGGACGTTCAGGTTCTTGAACTTGTCCTTGTTCGCCACGATGAGGTTGAGCACGGAGACGCTGGTCTCGTTGATGTCGTTGACCAGCGACTGGGTGCGGCCCATCAGCACGGAGAAGGCGATGAGGCAGGGAATCGCCGTCACCAGCCCGAAGCCCGTGCAGTTCATGGCTTCAGAAATACCGTTGGCGAGAATGGTCGCCTTGTCGGCCGGGTTCACGTTGGCCACGGCCTCGAAGCAGGAGATGAGACCCGACACGGTGCCGAGCAGACCGGCGAGCATCGCCGCGTTGCCGAGCATCGCGAGGTAGCCGGAGCGGGCCTCCAGGCGGGGCGTCTCGCGCAGGGTGGCCTCGTCGAGCGCCGCCTGCACTTCGTCCTGGCCCTTCGGGACGTTCATCAGACCGGCCTTGATGACGCTGGTCAGCGGCGTGGACTTCTGCCCCGCCACGTAGTTGATGGCCTTGTCCAGGTCACCTGCGTAGATGTGCTTCTTGAGGCCGCGCAGGAAGGCTTCCTTGTTGATGGAGGCCTTGCCGAACAGCACGATGGTGCGCTCGACCATGATGGACAGCGCCACCACGAGGCAGGCGGCGATGGGGTACATACCCCACTGACCGGCCTCCCAGCGCTTGGCAATCTCTTCGAAGAAGCCCCGCTCGGGGCCCCCCGCGTTGGCGAGCACGGCCAGATTCGTCAAAAACCCCAGGTTCATCGCGTCTTGCCTCCACGGCGGCTCGGCCCGGCGCTCCGGACCTTCCAGAACCTGTCGCCCCCCCGGGCGTGCGCCCCAGTGATTGGGCGGCAGGAATGGATGTTGAAAACGGTGGTGCCGACTTTAGGAATGGCTGTCTGGGGTGTCAAGGCAGGGGGCCCGGCGTTAAGTGCTGAAATCTCACAGGAATTTTGCGCTGGAGTACCCCTTGCCAGCATGGACTCCAGGCAGCAATGCGGGCCATTTCCGGGGGCTTCCCAAGAACGGGCGGTTGTGTCTGCGGGCGCTTTCGACCCTGGGGAGCGCGTGGTAATGCCGGCGCCATGGCGAGGAAGCGCATTGGCGAGCTGCTCCTGGAGCAGCGGGCGATCAGCGTCGCGCAGCTCGAGGCGGGGCTTTCGGCCCACCGGAAATCGGGCCAGCGGTTGGGAGCGACACTCATCGCGCAGGGGGCGATCACCGAGGCGACGCTCGCGGGGGCGCTGAGCCAGGCCCTGGGGATGCCGCAGGTGGACCTGGCGGCGGTGACTCCGGAGTGGGCGGCGGTGCACATGCTGCGCGCGCGGTTCTGCGAGCAGCACGACCTGTTCCCCATCGCGTTGGAGAGCGTGGGCGGGCGCCGTCAGCTCGTCGTCGCGATGAGTGATCCCCTCAACGTGCCGGCGGTGGAGGAGATCGAGTTCACCACCGGACTGAAGGTCAGCGTGCGCGTGGCGGCGCTGTCGGCCGTGCGTGGCGCCATCCTGCGCTACTACCACAAGGTGCCGGTGGCGACCGCGAGCGGCGCGGCGGCGGCGTCCCCAGCCCGGCCCGCTCCCACGGCGCGTCCGCGTCCGGCGGTGCCCGCGAAGCCCGCGCCGGCCGCGCCCGAGGAGGATGACGAGGAGGTCATCGTCGGCGAGGAGCTGCCGCCGGGTGAGACGACCCAGCGCACGTCGCTGGCGGAGTTGATCCGCACGCGGGAGGAGCAGCGCAAGCAGAAGCGCGAGCAGTCCGCGGCGAAGCCCAAGCCCGCCTCGGGCGGCGGCGTGCTCGATGATTTGGACTACCTCTTCGGGCAGGCGCGCGAGGACCCGGACCGCGTCGAGGAGCTGGAGCGGAAGTTCTGGGCGCTGATGCGCATCATGGCGCGCAAGGGCCTGCTCACGAACGAGGAGTTCAGCCGCGAGCTGGACGACGAGGACAAGCCCCAGGAGGGCTGAGCCTCACGGGTGTCGCGGGTGCTGGCGTGGCGTGGCGGGCTCGGTCGTCCGCCGGCTGTCCGGGGCGCCCGCGACACATGTGTCACCCCGGCTGAAACCGACTTCGGGGCCCACGCGTAAGGGGAACAGAACCCCCGCGCGTCGCGGCGTCACCGGAAGAGGTCTGCGCCATGTCGTCCACCCTCGTCGTCTCCTCGCGAGCCCCTCGTCGCGCTTCAGCGAGCGCCTCGCGGAGCCTGTGGTTATGCATGGCGTTCGCGGTGTTCGCGGCGTGCACCCAGGCGAGCGGCGCGGCCTCGGGAGGCGGCGCGCTCGAGCCCGGGACACTCGCCGTGGCGAAGGACCCGCGGCGTTACGAGAAGCCCTCGGACGCGGAGCTGCGTCGCACGCTCTCCCCTGTCGCGTATCAGGTGACACAGGAGTCGGCGACCGAGCCACCGTTCCGCAACGCGTACTGGAACCACCACGAGGAAGGGCTCTACGTCGACGTCGTCACCGGAGAGCCGCTGTTCTCCTCGCGCGACAAGTTCGACTCGGGCACGGGCTGGCCCAGCTTCACGAAGCCGGTGGACACCGCCCGCGTCGTCGAGAAGCGCGACGAGGGCCTGGGCATGGTGCGCGTCGAGGTCCGCTCGAAGGCCGGCGACTCGCACCTGGGACACCTGTTCGATGACGGCCCGAGGCCCTCGGGGCAGCGCTACTGCATCAACTCCGCGTCCCTGCGTTTCGTGTCGGTGAACGACTTGGAGAAGCAGGGGTACGGCGAGTGGCTCGCGCTGTTCGGCCGCAAGCCCACGAGCGCCGCGGCGCCGAAGGTCGACGTGGGCAAGGCGCTGGCCGCGTCCGGTGTCACCGAGACGGCGCTGCTCGCGGGTGGTTGCTTCTGGGGGATGGAAGATTTGCTGCGCAAGATTCCGGGCGTGCTCCAGACGGACGTCGGCTACACGGGCGGCTCGCTCGAGCGGCCCACGTATCAAGACGTGAGCTCGGGCAGGACGGGACACGCCGAGTCGGTGCGCGTGGTGTTCGACCCCAAGGTGCTCAGCTACGAGACGCTGCTGGAGCAGTGGTTCTTCCGCATGCACGACCCGACGACGCTCAACCGGCAGGGCAATGACGTGGGCACGCAGTATCGCTCCGCCCTCTTCGTGCTCTCCGACAGGCAGTGGCAGGTGGCCGAGGCCGTGAAGGCCCGCGTCGATGCCTCCGGGAAGTGGAAGCGCCCCGTCGTCACGCAAATCGTCCGCGCCGGTGAGTTCACGCCCGCCGAGGCCTACCACCAGGACTACCTGGTGAAGAATCCCGGCGGATACACCTGCCATTACATGAGGGACTGAGAAACACCGCGCCCTCGAGGCCGCTCGTACGCCCCCGAGATGGGGAAAGCGTGAGAGCACTTCGCGACTCAGGCTGGATGTTTCATGACCCGCCGGGCAGGCAAAGCGAGGTGGGTGCGAGTGCGGCTATGCTGGGTGGATGATCTGCCCAGTCTGCGCGCGGCTTCGCGACGGGGCATCGGGGGAGTCATGCCAGGAATGTGGCACCACCCTCGTGCCCGTCACCGAGCCGCACTTCGAGGCCCTCGTCAAGACGACGCTGTCGCGACACATCGTGTCCTGGCGCGACAGCGCGCTCATCGATGAGTCGACCGCGCTGCGGCTCGAAGCAACGCTGACCCCGGTCATCGCCGAGCCCACGGTCGTCACCGTGCCTGAGGTCGTCCCCGTCGTTCCGCCGCTGGATTCCGCAGCGCGCGTGGAGGCCTGGGCGGACGGTGTCGCAGCGTCGGTGCGAAGCTCCGAGGGTTGGACGTGGGGCTGGGCCGGAGCGCTCGCGCGCTCGTTGGACCACGCCGCGAAGGAGGAGCGTGAGCAGGCCGCTCGCCGCAAGCATGGGGACCGCGACGCGAGCGAGGACGACCTGGGCTCCGCGCTGGGCTCGGGACAGTCGCTCTTCGCGCGCGATGCCTCGGGAGCGTTGGGCGGTGGGCTGGAGGCGATGGTCGCGTTGGACGCGGAGCCCGCGAGCTCGGCCCGGCTCAATGACTTCATCTGGTGGTTCCTCGGCGCGGTGCTGGTGCTGGGCGGCTCGCTCATGGGCGTGCGCGAGGCGTGGCAGGCGCTGGGAGGCGTGCCCCGTCAGCTCCTCGTGACGGGCGCGCTGTGGGGCTACCACGCGGCCTTCATCGGGCTGGGGGTGTTCCTGTCCCGCCGCTCGATGCCCGTGGGCCGGGTTCTGTCGGGCATCGGGCTCGCGCTGCTGCCCGTGGCCTTCGTCGCGATGTCCTCGCTCGTGGGCCTGTCGATGGCGGTGGGCATTCCCGTGGCGCTCGGGGTCGCGGCCATCGGATTGGTGCCGCTGCGCTCCGCGGGACGGTTGCTGTACGGGACGTCCACGTCGGCGCTCGCGCTGGCCCTGTTCCCATCGCTGCTCGCGGGGCTTCCGTTGATGGGGCTCGACGATGCGCCGTGGGCGCGTGTGCTCTGCGCGTCGGTGGGTGTGGTGGCCCTGGGCGTCACGCTGTGGCGAGGGAGGGC
The Myxococcus fulvus DNA segment above includes these coding regions:
- a CDS encoding ExbD/TolR family protein, whose translation is MAGGMDTGQGGKGGKKPLDTAINLTAFIDLMAVTISFLIMTAVWTQIGRLQVSQAGGPSTEEEPPPTETKTVQLTLLITPTELRLSADQSTFDPIPLTKDGKGKTDLSKLVARFKELKAQLPDQTAITLQPEDKVRYEDLVRIIDECIGSGLPQVSVSAAMG
- a CDS encoding putative glycolipid-binding domain-containing protein gives rise to the protein MNYLDLLSKSSRRCVRAWQWTREDEPCGEYAELHELADGWALAGSVVLSREGTPCLVEYSVESDSRWRTRQVHVALRGAGGSRTLDLRVDAGLRWWRGDEEVVQFAGCTDVDLAFSPSTNTLPIRRLSLEVGQGSDVTAAWVRMPDLSLEKLPQRYTRLSSTRYRYESGGGRFTSEVETDELGLVTRYPPAWVRVSSASR
- a CDS encoding HAD family hydrolase, translated to MQLRAVFFDLDGTLVDSLGDIADAMNHALARHGLPTHPEADYRRFVGEGVRELARRAVPAGREDQAAPVLETYRAYYDEHLFDRTAAYPGILAMLDALARDGVVMGVLSNKSDSFVKRLVERLLPGVPFARVYGERPGIPRKPDPTAVLGMATELGVEAGVCGFVGDTAVDMLTARAAGMYGVGVTWGFRDVAELHANGARAVATTAEELLAALRSARG
- a CDS encoding ExbD/TolR family protein; the protein is MAIKVPGKRYGKRLQHSKVFGHGGAHGKRSGYADLLITPLVDMFVIIVLFLIANFSATGEVLMMTKDIQLPEAVNVAEVEMHPVVMVSGDQVSVSGTIVGRVEDFSKDEYLNIPALEEKLRDMKKQFEDLHAMANDDANTFKGDINIQAHKDVEYAIIKRVMFSCATAGYNNINFAVMTVAPSDGGATAAATH
- a CDS encoding DUF5683 domain-containing protein encodes the protein MSRPGIAALLSFLIPGVGQIYNGDILRGVFWLIITPGFWIGTGGCLGWVCHIIAAATAYNRAEDKEKYRVTVV
- a CDS encoding MotA/TolQ/ExbB proton channel family protein, which produces MNLGFLTNLAVLANAGGPERGFFEEIAKRWEAGQWGMYPIAACLVVALSIMVERTIVLFGKASINKEAFLRGLKKHIYAGDLDKAINYVAGQKSTPLTSVIKAGLMNVPKGQDEVQAALDEATLRETPRLEARSGYLAMLGNAAMLAGLLGTVSGLISCFEAVANVNPADKATILANGISEAMNCTGFGLVTAIPCLIAFSVLMGRTQSLVNDINETSVSVLNLIVANKDKFKNLNVPAARDHHDD
- a CDS encoding general secretion pathway protein GspE — encoded protein: MARKRIGELLLEQRAISVAQLEAGLSAHRKSGQRLGATLIAQGAITEATLAGALSQALGMPQVDLAAVTPEWAAVHMLRARFCEQHDLFPIALESVGGRRQLVVAMSDPLNVPAVEEIEFTTGLKVSVRVAALSAVRGAILRYYHKVPVATASGAAAASPARPAPTARPRPAVPAKPAPAAPEEDDEEVIVGEELPPGETTQRTSLAELIRTREEQRKQKREQSAAKPKPASGGGVLDDLDYLFGQAREDPDRVEELERKFWALMRIMARKGLLTNEEFSRELDDEDKPQEG
- a CDS encoding helix-turn-helix transcriptional regulator, coding for MFTGMPRMHASLLYSAPDLQLARVTCDGHDGPRPREEGMDSERLILALHGRFQYRDSRTRAVVSPGVGLRLGPQRPCEIRHPHGGGDACLSVRGAWLRRWSHSDTSTLTVSAEAYVRLQDLLSSVARGGPVERVQVEETLGLVLTPDERGTTTVSPRERDIAHAIAHVAALHFDTRVSVESLATSAGVSPFHACRVFRKVTGTGIHQYIQEVRLRHALALLLDTRLPLADVALEAGFANQGHLGNAFRRRYGRSPGATRRSRSTIP
- a CDS encoding bifunctional methionine sulfoxide reductase B/A protein, translating into MAFAVFAACTQASGAASGGGALEPGTLAVAKDPRRYEKPSDAELRRTLSPVAYQVTQESATEPPFRNAYWNHHEEGLYVDVVTGEPLFSSRDKFDSGTGWPSFTKPVDTARVVEKRDEGLGMVRVEVRSKAGDSHLGHLFDDGPRPSGQRYCINSASLRFVSVNDLEKQGYGEWLALFGRKPTSAAAPKVDVGKALAASGVTETALLAGGCFWGMEDLLRKIPGVLQTDVGYTGGSLERPTYQDVSSGRTGHAESVRVVFDPKVLSYETLLEQWFFRMHDPTTLNRQGNDVGTQYRSALFVLSDRQWQVAEAVKARVDASGKWKRPVVTQIVRAGEFTPAEAYHQDYLVKNPGGYTCHYMRD